One window of Streptomyces sp. NBC_00273 genomic DNA carries:
- a CDS encoding hydrogenase maturation protease has translation MKPLAGTAVIGVGNEFRRDDGVGWAAIALLCERAAQRPLPSGTGLARCDGDPGRLITLWENTALTIVVDACFPLSGQPGRTHRWCVAPGEMLHPASAGRQSTHGLGLAEALCLADSLGCGPGRLIVYAVEGADRSLGMGLTPAVAAALPHLARRIEEDVLQHSRGTRRTSLGPGSPLV, from the coding sequence ATGAAGCCGCTCGCCGGTACGGCGGTCATCGGGGTCGGCAACGAGTTCCGGCGCGACGACGGGGTGGGGTGGGCCGCCATCGCGTTGTTGTGCGAACGGGCCGCACAACGACCGCTGCCTTCCGGTACCGGGCTCGCTCGGTGCGACGGAGACCCCGGCAGGCTGATCACCCTCTGGGAGAACACGGCCCTCACCATCGTCGTCGACGCCTGCTTCCCTCTTTCGGGACAGCCCGGGCGAACGCACCGGTGGTGCGTGGCCCCGGGCGAGATGCTGCACCCGGCTTCCGCAGGCAGGCAGAGCACGCACGGGCTCGGGCTCGCCGAGGCCCTATGTCTCGCCGACAGCCTTGGGTGCGGCCCGGGCCGCCTCATCGTGTACGCGGTCGAGGGAGCGGACCGCTCGCTGGGCATGGGGCTCACCCCGGCGGTGGCGGCCGCCCTGCCACATCTGGCCCGGCGCATCGAGGAAGACGTCCTGCAGCACAGCCGGGGAACTCGCCGGACCAGCCTCGGACCCGGGAGCCCGCTGGTCTGA
- a CDS encoding 4Fe-4S dicluster domain-containing protein, with amino-acid sequence MTDASDAGAVLDHQDEAVLDRDGLAALVRVLKVRGRTVIGPTVRDGAIVLDELDSADALPYGWGVELEAGQYRLRRREDGAVFAHSAGPQSWKSFLHPQRVRQWSADRGPDGAPVVREEKQESISYAFLGVRPCDLRAIQILDRVMSGGRYRDPTYLSRRTGAFLIAAECTEPGATCFCVSMGSGPAADAGYDLALTEVVDDAGHRFLCRSGSEEGAAVLAELPGRSADDLTRTAAAQAVSAAAERMGRSMPPVDLRTLMRDNLEAERWDDVTARCLSCGNCTMVCPTCFCTTTEDVTDLTGDHAERWRLWDSCYDLDFSLLHGGPVRSSPRSRYRQWLTHKLGTWHDQFDSSGCVGCGRCIVWCPTGIDLTEEAHALHQEATQRENTP; translated from the coding sequence ATGACCGACGCTTCGGACGCCGGAGCCGTCCTCGACCACCAGGACGAGGCGGTTCTCGACCGCGACGGTCTGGCCGCGCTCGTGCGTGTCCTGAAGGTGCGCGGCCGCACGGTGATCGGCCCGACCGTGCGCGACGGCGCGATCGTCCTCGACGAGCTGGACTCCGCCGATGCCCTTCCCTACGGGTGGGGGGTCGAGCTGGAGGCGGGGCAGTACCGGCTCCGCCGCCGCGAGGACGGGGCCGTGTTCGCGCACAGCGCGGGACCCCAGTCGTGGAAGTCGTTCCTGCATCCGCAGCGCGTCCGTCAGTGGTCGGCGGACCGCGGCCCGGACGGTGCGCCGGTCGTCCGTGAGGAGAAGCAGGAGAGCATCTCGTACGCGTTCCTCGGCGTGCGGCCCTGCGATCTGCGTGCCATTCAGATCCTCGACCGGGTGATGAGCGGTGGCAGGTACCGGGACCCCACCTACCTGTCACGGCGGACGGGTGCCTTCCTGATCGCGGCCGAGTGCACCGAGCCGGGTGCCACCTGCTTCTGCGTCTCCATGGGGAGCGGGCCGGCCGCCGACGCCGGGTATGACCTCGCCCTCACCGAGGTCGTGGACGATGCCGGCCACCGCTTCCTGTGCCGGAGCGGGAGCGAGGAGGGGGCCGCGGTCCTCGCGGAACTGCCGGGCCGGAGCGCCGATGACCTCACCAGAACAGCGGCGGCCCAAGCCGTGAGCGCCGCCGCCGAACGCATGGGCCGCTCCATGCCCCCCGTGGACCTGCGCACGCTGATGCGGGACAACCTGGAGGCGGAGCGCTGGGACGACGTCACCGCCCGGTGCCTCAGCTGCGGCAACTGCACCATGGTCTGCCCCACCTGCTTCTGCACCACCACGGAGGACGTCACCGACCTGACCGGCGATCACGCCGAGCGCTGGCGCCTCTGGGACTCCTGCTACGACCTGGACTTCTCGCTCCTCCACGGCGGTCCGGTCCGGTCCAGCCCGCGCAGCCGCTACCGCCAGTGGCTCACCCACAAGCTGGGTACCTGGCACGACCAGTTCGACAGCTCCGGCTGTGTCGGCTGCGGCCGGTGCATCGTCTGGTGTCCCACGGGCATCGACCTCACCGAGGAGGCCCACGCCCTGCACCAGGAAGCCACGCAGCGGGAGAACACGCCGTGA